Proteins encoded in a region of the Elizabethkingia bruuniana genome:
- a CDS encoding MBOAT family O-acyltransferase, with protein MFEKLLADFDLGAFLHQFLYDKENPLLFNNGFFVYFFFLFIVLFYFLRKYPKPRRYMFCFFSLYFFYKASGAFVLLVILSAIVDFVLSNAIYKTPDKKKKTILLICSIVFNLGMLFYFKYTNFFINVSNELFHTGFNPLNILLPVGISFYTFENLSYTLDVYRGEFKPATKFSDYLLFLSFFPKLVMGPIVRAHDFVPQINQSYVISERDFAKGFYLIISGLIKKLVISDYITLNLVNYIFDNPSLHAGVENLFAVYGYAMVIYCDFSGYSDVAIGVALWLGFKIPTNFLSPYQSKSITEFWRRWHISLSSWLRDYLYIPLGGNRNATVGSYIFVVLFLAGTFLMSVNLFHLSYMWAGGVSAILLLIFVLPPLINKNPKGIAANFNLLTTMLLGGFWHGASWNFIIWGAMHGVSLGIHKIWMMLTGKAFAGFNNSKWYNAIMVVITFHFVCFCWIFFKAENFDIAMSMIHQIFYNFDAGVWGPFYDNYKEVLWMIALAMCIHFIPDGYADKVIDKVGKVSLAYYILIFFAFLILYGYFKSSEQVLPIYLQF; from the coding sequence ATGTTTGAGAAATTACTGGCTGATTTCGATTTAGGAGCCTTCCTTCATCAGTTTTTATATGACAAAGAGAATCCTTTGCTCTTTAACAATGGATTTTTCGTTTATTTCTTCTTTTTATTTATTGTTCTGTTTTATTTTCTTAGAAAATATCCTAAGCCCAGAAGATATATGTTTTGTTTCTTCTCGCTTTACTTTTTCTATAAAGCGAGTGGAGCCTTTGTATTACTGGTAATACTGTCTGCTATTGTAGACTTTGTTCTCTCTAATGCAATATACAAAACACCGGATAAGAAGAAAAAAACCATATTACTTATCTGTAGTATAGTTTTCAACCTGGGGATGCTTTTCTATTTTAAGTATACCAATTTCTTTATTAATGTATCCAATGAGTTATTCCATACAGGATTCAACCCTCTGAATATTTTATTACCTGTAGGGATCTCTTTTTATACTTTCGAGAATCTTAGTTATACATTGGATGTTTACCGTGGTGAGTTTAAACCTGCTACTAAGTTTTCAGATTACTTATTATTCCTTTCCTTCTTCCCAAAACTTGTGATGGGGCCAATTGTGCGGGCGCATGACTTTGTACCGCAAATCAACCAATCTTATGTTATTTCAGAAAGGGATTTTGCAAAAGGATTTTACCTTATTATTTCAGGTCTGATCAAAAAGCTTGTCATATCGGATTACATCACGCTTAATCTGGTTAATTATATATTCGATAATCCATCGTTGCATGCCGGTGTAGAAAACCTATTTGCGGTATACGGCTATGCGATGGTTATTTACTGTGACTTTAGCGGTTATAGTGATGTTGCAATAGGTGTTGCATTGTGGTTAGGCTTTAAGATACCGACAAACTTCCTTTCTCCTTATCAGAGTAAGAGTATTACCGAATTCTGGAGAAGATGGCATATTTCCCTGTCTTCATGGCTGAGAGATTATTTGTATATCCCGTTAGGAGGTAACAGAAATGCAACTGTAGGTTCTTATATCTTTGTTGTATTATTCCTGGCAGGAACTTTCCTGATGTCGGTTAATCTGTTTCATTTATCGTATATGTGGGCCGGTGGAGTTTCAGCTATTTTATTGCTAATCTTTGTTCTTCCGCCACTGATTAATAAAAACCCAAAAGGTATTGCTGCCAATTTCAACTTGCTTACAACAATGTTACTAGGTGGTTTCTGGCATGGTGCCAGCTGGAACTTTATTATCTGGGGAGCTATGCACGGTGTATCATTGGGTATTCATAAAATATGGATGATGCTTACCGGAAAGGCTTTTGCCGGATTTAATAATTCTAAGTGGTATAATGCCATTATGGTTGTTATAACCTTCCACTTTGTTTGTTTCTGCTGGATCTTCTTTAAAGCCGAAAACTTTGATATTGCAATGTCTATGATCCATCAGATCTTCTATAACTTCGATGCGGGAGTTTGGGGACCTTTCTACGACAATTATAAAGAAGTATTATGGATGATTGCTCTGGCAATGTGTATCCACTTCATACCGGATGGCTATGCAGATAAGGTAATAGATAAAGTTGGTAAAGTTTCTTTAGCATACTATATTCTTATTTTCTTTGCTTTCCTTATACTATATGGTTACTTTAAGTCATCTGAACAGGTATTGCCAATTTATCTGCAGTTCTAA
- a CDS encoding aminotransferase class I/II-fold pyridoxal phosphate-dependent enzyme, translating to MDIFERIKQNPGPLGQFADYGEGYFIFPRLEGPIGPRMQFQGKEVIFWSANDYLGLCNHPEVKEADAKAAAEYGMFYPMGARAMSGETDQHLQLEKELAEFVQKESAYLLNFGYQGMVSTIDALVNRNDVIVYDMDSHACIVDGVRLHAGKRFTYKHNDMESLEKNLQRATKVAQENNGGILVITEGVFGMRGQQGKIKEICELKSKYNFRLLVDDAHGFGTLGETGAGAGEEQGCQDQIDVYFSTFAKSMAGFGAFLAGDKEIIRYLKFNLRSQIFAKSLTMPMVLGGLKRLELLRTRPEIKAKLWENVNKLQKGLKDRGFNIGDTNTCVTPVMMQGTPVEATLLVKDLRENYRIFTSVVVYPVIPKGMILLRLIPTASHTDAEINETLAAFEAIHDKLVSGHYKEQEQKLLQEQGLSFKPI from the coding sequence ATGGATATTTTTGAAAGAATCAAGCAAAATCCAGGTCCATTAGGGCAATTTGCCGACTATGGAGAAGGTTACTTTATTTTCCCAAGACTAGAAGGACCTATCGGCCCGAGAATGCAGTTCCAGGGAAAAGAGGTTATCTTTTGGAGTGCTAATGATTATTTAGGATTATGTAATCATCCGGAAGTAAAAGAAGCTGATGCAAAAGCTGCTGCAGAGTATGGAATGTTCTATCCTATGGGTGCAAGAGCAATGTCCGGAGAAACTGACCAGCACCTTCAGCTGGAAAAAGAACTAGCTGAATTCGTTCAAAAAGAAAGCGCATATCTATTGAATTTCGGATATCAGGGAATGGTTTCTACTATAGATGCCTTGGTAAACAGAAATGATGTTATTGTATATGATATGGATTCCCATGCTTGTATTGTAGATGGTGTAAGACTACATGCAGGTAAGAGATTTACATACAAGCACAATGATATGGAAAGTCTTGAGAAAAATCTTCAAAGAGCGACTAAAGTAGCACAGGAAAACAATGGTGGTATTTTAGTAATCACTGAGGGGGTTTTTGGTATGAGAGGACAGCAGGGAAAAATTAAAGAGATCTGCGAATTAAAATCCAAATACAATTTCCGCTTATTAGTAGATGATGCTCATGGTTTTGGTACTTTAGGTGAAACTGGTGCCGGAGCAGGTGAAGAGCAGGGATGTCAGGATCAGATTGATGTATACTTCTCTACTTTTGCTAAGTCTATGGCTGGTTTTGGTGCATTCTTAGCAGGAGATAAAGAAATTATCCGTTACCTGAAGTTTAATCTTCGTTCACAGATCTTTGCAAAGTCTCTTACAATGCCTATGGTACTTGGAGGATTAAAAAGATTGGAGCTACTGAGAACCAGACCAGAGATAAAAGCTAAGCTTTGGGAAAATGTAAATAAATTACAAAAAGGATTAAAAGACAGAGGTTTTAACATTGGTGATACCAATACATGTGTAACACCTGTTATGATGCAGGGAACTCCTGTAGAGGCTACCCTATTGGTTAAAGACCTTAGAGAGAACTACCGTATATTTACTTCTGTTGTTGTATATCCGGTAATTCCTAAAGGAATGATTCTTTTAAGGCTTATTCCTACCGCTTCTCATACAGATGCTGAAATCAATGAAACTCTTGCAGCTTTTGAAGCTATCCACGACAAATTGGTTAGCGGACATTATAAAGAGCAGGAACAGAAGCTTTTACAAGAACAAGGACTAAGTTTCAAGCCTATTTAA
- a CDS encoding FKBP-type peptidyl-prolyl cis-trans isomerase: MGVADLLSKKKKALAEKNLKEGQEFQAAFGAKEGVVTLESGLQYEILEASEGKKPGVKDSVICHYHGTTITGQVFDSSVERKKPATFPLNRVIEGWTEALQLMSTGSKWKLVIPPHLAYGNEQISKEIGPNSTLIFEVELLGIK; the protein is encoded by the coding sequence ATGGGCGTAGCAGATTTATTATCGAAAAAGAAGAAAGCTTTAGCTGAGAAGAACCTAAAAGAAGGCCAGGAATTTCAGGCTGCATTTGGAGCAAAAGAAGGTGTTGTAACCTTGGAAAGCGGACTTCAGTATGAAATATTAGAAGCTTCTGAAGGAAAAAAGCCTGGTGTTAAAGATTCTGTTATCTGCCATTATCATGGTACAACGATCACTGGTCAGGTTTTCGACAGTTCTGTAGAAAGAAAAAAGCCAGCTACGTTTCCTTTAAACAGAGTTATCGAAGGTTGGACTGAGGCTTTACAGCTAATGTCTACAGGCAGCAAATGGAAACTGGTTATTCCGCCACATTTAGCATACGGAAATGAGCAAATTTCAAAAGAAATAGGACCTAACAGTACCTTGATCTTCGAAGTAGAGCTTTTAGGAATTAAATAA
- a CDS encoding GDSL-type esterase/lipase family protein has translation MHQYLKAISLAACISLSAQQIENPAGLSGFAQKLKANNKVTNILFLGDSHIQAGWIPEVLRERFTEKYGYAGRGLVFPYAVANSNGPLDITSVSNQAWQTFRLVYDQHVFSQMGALGFVMGNNKDSFIEIGFNNPNDAFDEVRILNDKQMARESFTIYETNAPLNSYIAKRKNIVSYTVQQGETFPELAAKFNTTTTRLAQLNGNGIKFPQPGQVIKAEQTEPDFNPDFEQKLTIAGQGKYAEGETVFNYPKATRNFLMRTNAAKGNILYGFQFLKKNAASGIVFNSVGVNGATYADFLKYPLQLEELKLVNPDVVMISLGTNESLSTITKEEFQKSAQDLIQAFRKDNPTLPILLISPTDNKLKGDRIKEIVSWIKEISAQNNTAFLNMYEATGGRGYFVKSLARKEANGDGVHFLKPGYTQQAEMIWKALNEALK, from the coding sequence ATGCATCAATATTTAAAAGCAATTTCTTTAGCCGCTTGTATTTCGTTATCTGCACAACAGATTGAAAATCCTGCCGGACTTTCCGGATTTGCACAAAAACTTAAAGCAAATAATAAAGTTACCAATATCTTATTTTTAGGAGATTCACATATTCAGGCTGGATGGATTCCGGAAGTTTTGAGAGAAAGATTTACCGAAAAATATGGCTATGCCGGAAGAGGATTGGTATTTCCTTATGCGGTAGCCAATTCCAATGGGCCTTTGGATATTACATCTGTATCTAATCAGGCATGGCAGACATTCCGCTTGGTATACGATCAGCATGTTTTCAGTCAGATGGGAGCCTTAGGATTTGTTATGGGGAACAATAAAGATTCTTTTATAGAAATAGGCTTTAATAATCCTAATGATGCTTTTGATGAAGTAAGAATACTAAACGATAAGCAAATGGCAAGGGAGAGTTTTACTATTTATGAAACCAATGCTCCTCTCAATTCTTATATTGCTAAAAGAAAGAATATTGTATCATATACTGTTCAGCAGGGTGAAACTTTTCCGGAACTGGCTGCAAAATTTAATACAACAACTACAAGATTGGCCCAGCTAAATGGAAATGGAATTAAATTCCCGCAGCCCGGGCAGGTGATAAAAGCGGAACAGACAGAACCTGACTTTAACCCCGATTTTGAACAAAAGCTGACTATAGCAGGGCAAGGGAAATATGCGGAAGGAGAAACTGTTTTTAATTACCCTAAAGCAACAAGGAACTTTCTGATGCGTACAAATGCTGCTAAAGGAAACATTTTATATGGCTTTCAGTTCCTGAAAAAAAATGCTGCTTCAGGTATTGTTTTCAATAGTGTAGGGGTGAACGGCGCTACTTATGCTGACTTTTTAAAATATCCGCTGCAATTGGAGGAACTAAAGCTGGTAAATCCGGATGTGGTTATGATTTCGTTGGGAACAAATGAATCTTTGAGCACAATTACAAAAGAAGAATTCCAAAAGAGCGCACAAGACCTGATACAAGCTTTCAGAAAAGATAATCCTACATTACCCATTCTTTTGATTTCTCCTACAGATAATAAACTGAAAGGAGACCGAATTAAAGAAATTGTCTCATGGATTAAAGAGATAAGCGCCCAGAATAATACAGCTTTTCTTAATATGTATGAAGCAACAGGCGGAAGAGGCTACTTTGTAAAATCTTTAGCCAGAAAAGAAGCGAATGGAGACGGGGTTCATTTTCTGAAGCCTGGTTATACCCAACAAGCAGAAATGATCTGGAAGGCGCTGAATGAAGCCTTAAAATAA
- a CDS encoding PLP-dependent cysteine synthase family protein translates to MTNVFDNILGLIGNTPMVRLNRVTNDIPATVYAKLESYNPGHSTKDRIAIHIIEAAEKKGILKPGATIVETTSGNTGFSIAMVSIIKGYKCILAVSDKTKPEKIAYLKALGATVYVCPASVPADDPRSYYEVAKKVASETPNSIYINQYFNELNIEAHYQNTGPEIWEQTEGKITHIFACCGTGGTLSGSAKFLKEQNSDIKVIGVDADGSILKTYHETGEIDKDEIHSYQIEGLGKNLIPGALLFDQVDEFVRVNDENSAYATRDIALKEGIMGGYTTGAVVQALKQYAETHEFSKDDLVVLIFPDHGSRYITKVYNDGWMESQGFNRNCVHNYEEVFKTEYIK, encoded by the coding sequence ATGACTAATGTATTCGATAACATTCTTGGTTTAATCGGGAACACTCCCATGGTTAGGTTAAACCGGGTAACGAACGACATTCCGGCTACAGTATATGCTAAACTAGAATCTTATAATCCCGGACACTCAACAAAAGATAGGATTGCGATCCATATTATAGAGGCCGCGGAGAAAAAAGGTATCCTAAAGCCAGGTGCTACAATTGTAGAAACTACTTCAGGAAATACAGGCTTTTCAATCGCAATGGTTAGTATTATAAAAGGTTACAAGTGTATACTTGCTGTTAGTGACAAAACTAAACCAGAAAAAATTGCATACTTAAAAGCTTTGGGAGCAACAGTATATGTTTGTCCTGCCAGTGTACCGGCAGATGACCCAAGGTCTTATTATGAAGTAGCAAAAAAAGTCGCTTCGGAAACTCCAAATTCAATCTATATTAACCAATACTTCAATGAATTAAACATTGAAGCCCACTATCAGAACACAGGTCCTGAAATCTGGGAACAGACAGAGGGAAAAATAACTCATATTTTTGCATGCTGTGGTACCGGAGGAACTTTATCCGGATCTGCAAAATTCTTAAAAGAGCAGAATTCTGATATTAAAGTAATTGGTGTAGATGCAGATGGTTCTATTCTGAAGACTTACCATGAAACCGGAGAAATAGACAAAGATGAAATTCACTCTTATCAGATAGAAGGTTTGGGAAAAAATCTTATTCCCGGAGCTTTGTTATTTGATCAGGTAGATGAATTCGTTCGTGTAAATGATGAAAACTCGGCATATGCCACAAGAGATATTGCATTAAAAGAAGGAATTATGGGTGGTTATACCACAGGTGCTGTTGTTCAGGCTCTGAAACAATATGCAGAAACCCATGAATTTTCTAAAGATGACCTTGTTGTACTTATATTCCCGGATCATGGTTCCCGTTATATTACTAAGGTATATAATGACGGATGGATGGAATCTCAGGGATTTAACCGTAACTGTGTACACAATTACGAAGAGGTCTTCAAAACAGAATACATCAAATAA
- a CDS encoding glucosaminidase domain-containing protein, with the protein MKHFINIKVVVISLVLTFISFNAKAQNSYIKENKDMAATLSKEYGIPSSIILAVAFVESGGGTSKNSKALNNHFGIVGKNTVNSSKYKSFNSVKESYRAFCELLSRKKYYSQLKGTDNHNAWVKAIASAGYSTQPETWKQRINSIINKFGLSD; encoded by the coding sequence ATGAAACATTTTATTAATATTAAAGTAGTCGTCATAAGTTTAGTATTAACTTTCATTTCATTCAATGCCAAAGCGCAGAATTCTTACATCAAAGAGAATAAAGACATGGCAGCGACACTTTCAAAAGAATATGGTATACCCAGTTCGATTATTTTAGCAGTAGCCTTCGTAGAATCGGGAGGCGGAACAAGTAAAAACAGCAAAGCTTTAAATAACCACTTCGGGATTGTAGGCAAAAACACAGTAAACAGTTCTAAGTACAAAAGCTTCAATTCAGTAAAAGAAAGTTACAGAGCATTCTGCGAACTTCTTTCCAGAAAAAAATACTACTCCCAACTAAAAGGGACAGACAATCACAACGCTTGGGTCAAAGCGATCGCATCCGCAGGATACTCCACTCAGCCAGAAACCTGGAAACAACGGATCAACTCAATCATCAACAAATTCGGACTTTCAGACTAA
- a CDS encoding DUF5686 family protein, giving the protein MKKLLFCSLTCVMLVKVNGQLKLTGKITDSKSRKPIAEALLSNQSNTAKTDSNGLFELVVQDSIGMISVEKKDFLLQDVPFDFHKTSILDIALVSSVKTEQKNIEGVVISGKKKYKNKKENPAYAILNEVWKRKYRNAFDSYDNYKYDEYQKLEASLNNLDSTFTQKKIFKGMEFMFKNVDTAAVTGKAYVPIYMNEQISTFYKRNKPSSSEKKVLVAEKASGFEDYQFMVQTIQNLYKDFNIYDNTLNFFDKGFPSPLSTDGFSIYEYELMPDNVVDGEPCFTIKYYPKNTAALAFRGVIFIAKSSYAVKKVSLNSAKNMDVNFVRGVNAELTYYIIDEKSFRPEKSHIMIDMSLLNKKANSKGLYVDRTISYTNFEVNKPEISAEVDKKAEIGNPEVYKKDDAFWQANRQVPLTKMDSVTYNNLEKLWQVPKFKTAIKVAEMLGSGFYNVGKAIDIGNLYSVYGRNDVEGPRVRLGLRTFFSRNDMWRLEGYGAYGFKDHKFKYGIGGRYMFDKNNRFTIGYGFKNDIQQLGVEAIGDTNSSVGMRRSFASSSIASTGSNVYLSKVVENNLYFSIEPFRNFQITLDGSYREITAADPQLFRINYINRNGIEKSQVNDARASLVLTYRPGARFAEYGVDRNTIKTLSPIFTLRYTKGIPGFFKSDFNYDKLQFSYRHPILIGNMGRSDVSFEAGTIFGSVPLSLMNVLPGNQSYFSIPNTFAQLNFYEFVTDSYSTLFWEHHFNGWIFNKVPLLKKLKLREVAFFRGAWGSLKHDNVVMNRSNIFYTAPKDHIYYEYGFGIENIGFGNFRMFRIDFNWRGNYLDRPDARKFGVKIGMQFGF; this is encoded by the coding sequence ATGAAAAAACTACTATTTTGTTCGTTAACCTGTGTGATGCTCGTAAAGGTAAACGGGCAGCTAAAACTAACAGGTAAAATAACGGACTCCAAATCTAGAAAACCGATTGCCGAAGCTCTGCTTAGTAATCAAAGCAATACTGCAAAAACAGACAGTAACGGACTTTTTGAACTTGTTGTTCAGGACAGTATCGGTATGATTTCTGTAGAAAAGAAAGACTTTCTATTGCAGGATGTACCTTTTGATTTTCATAAAACATCCATACTGGATATTGCACTGGTATCATCTGTGAAAACAGAACAGAAGAATATTGAAGGTGTTGTAATCAGTGGAAAGAAAAAGTATAAAAATAAAAAAGAAAATCCTGCCTACGCAATTCTGAATGAAGTATGGAAGCGTAAGTACAGAAATGCTTTTGATTCGTATGATAATTATAAATACGATGAATACCAGAAACTGGAAGCATCCCTGAATAATCTTGACAGTACTTTTACCCAGAAAAAGATTTTCAAAGGAATGGAGTTCATGTTCAAAAATGTAGATACAGCTGCCGTTACCGGGAAAGCTTATGTACCGATTTACATGAACGAGCAAATTTCTACCTTTTATAAAAGAAACAAACCTTCTTCATCTGAAAAGAAAGTATTGGTAGCTGAAAAAGCTTCAGGATTTGAAGATTACCAGTTCATGGTTCAGACCATTCAGAACCTTTATAAGGACTTCAATATTTATGACAATACGTTAAACTTTTTCGATAAAGGTTTTCCAAGTCCGCTTTCTACAGACGGATTTAGTATATACGAGTACGAATTGATGCCGGATAACGTTGTAGATGGAGAACCATGTTTTACGATAAAATACTATCCTAAAAATACAGCTGCACTTGCTTTCAGAGGTGTTATATTTATAGCGAAATCATCTTATGCCGTTAAAAAAGTATCGTTGAATTCTGCAAAGAATATGGATGTAAACTTTGTTCGTGGTGTAAATGCTGAATTAACCTATTATATTATCGATGAAAAGTCTTTCAGACCAGAGAAGTCGCATATTATGATAGATATGTCTTTACTGAATAAAAAAGCCAATTCTAAAGGACTTTATGTAGACCGTACTATTTCTTATACAAACTTTGAAGTTAATAAACCTGAAATATCTGCTGAAGTAGACAAAAAAGCTGAAATAGGGAATCCCGAAGTTTATAAGAAAGATGATGCTTTCTGGCAGGCTAACCGCCAGGTACCATTAACCAAAATGGATTCTGTGACTTATAATAATCTTGAAAAATTATGGCAGGTACCTAAATTTAAAACTGCTATAAAAGTTGCAGAAATGCTAGGATCTGGTTTTTATAATGTAGGCAAAGCGATTGATATAGGTAATCTTTATTCCGTATACGGGCGTAATGATGTTGAAGGACCACGTGTAAGATTGGGGCTAAGAACTTTCTTTAGCCGTAATGATATGTGGAGACTGGAAGGTTATGGAGCATATGGATTTAAAGATCATAAATTCAAATATGGTATAGGTGGACGCTATATGTTTGATAAAAATAACCGTTTTACAATTGGTTATGGTTTCAAAAATGATATCCAGCAATTGGGTGTAGAGGCAATAGGGGATACCAACAGTAGTGTAGGTATGAGAAGATCATTCGCATCATCATCTATTGCAAGTACCGGAAGCAATGTCTATCTGAGTAAGGTTGTAGAAAATAACCTCTATTTTTCGATAGAGCCTTTCCGTAATTTCCAGATTACATTGGATGGAAGCTACAGAGAAATTACAGCCGCAGATCCGCAGCTATTTAGAATTAATTATATTAATAGAAACGGTATAGAAAAAAGTCAGGTAAATGATGCCAGAGCATCGTTAGTACTAACTTACCGTCCGGGAGCCAGATTCGCCGAATACGGAGTAGACAGAAATACAATAAAAACATTATCTCCGATATTTACTTTGCGTTATACGAAAGGGATACCTGGATTTTTCAAGTCTGATTTCAACTATGATAAATTACAGTTCTCATACAGACATCCAATTCTTATTGGTAACATGGGACGATCTGATGTTAGCTTTGAAGCAGGGACCATCTTCGGATCTGTACCACTGTCTTTAATGAATGTTCTTCCGGGGAACCAGTCCTACTTTAGTATTCCAAATACTTTTGCTCAGCTTAATTTCTACGAATTTGTAACAGATTCTTATTCTACATTATTCTGGGAACACCATTTTAATGGATGGATATTCAACAAAGTTCCATTACTGAAGAAGCTAAAACTCCGTGAAGTGGCTTTCTTTAGAGGAGCATGGGGTAGCCTGAAGCATGATAATGTAGTCATGAACAGATCCAACATTTTCTATACAGCTCCTAAAGATCATATTTACTATGAATATGGTTTCGGAATAGAAAACATTGGCTTTGGTAATTTCCGTATGTTCCGAATAGATTTCAACTGGAGAGGGAACTACCTGGACAGACCCGATGCACGTAAGTTTGGTGTGAAAATCGGAATGCAGTTCGGATTCTAA